From Paenibacillus graminis:
GATTCCCTTTGACCGATCTGCCCCAAATAGGTTGCTTGTTCATGTACCCGAAGTTGTGGGAGCAAGAGCGCTTAGAATAATAGATTGGAAAGAAGGTGAGCACCAGGATGACTTATTCATTTGTAATCAGCCCGGTGTCAGTACAGGATTTTGAGAGCGAAGATGAGCTGATCGAGCGCTGCAAGGAATGGAATCTTTTATCCAGTACAGCTACCCGGGTCAAAACCTACCTCTACAAGCGGCAAGGGCTTACGCTGCCTTGTGAAATTGTAGGGTATGTTGATCCTCAGACCGTTGTGATCCAGTTCGGGAACAAACAGCAGCACTGCATTCATCCCGCTTATCTAAAAGAAATGCAAACTGCTGCCTTCGGCTCAAGAGCAGGCGCCGTTTCCGATGCAGTTAAGACGGAGGACTCCCAGACCTCTCCCGGAGAGATCATGGCGGAAGACAGGGATGGAGATGCCGTAGATGCAGCATCCGGAGCTGAAGGGGACGAAAACGCCCAGGCCGCAGCCGCGTTATCTGTTGACACTGGGGCAGACGCAGCAGAGACTGTTGTAGCTGGGGCGAAGGCTGAAAGGAGCGTGGCAGCTGGGACTAAGGCTGAAGAAACCGTGGTAGCTGGGATTGAGGCAGCAGTGGCCGGGGAAGTTGCAGCCGGTGAAACGCCAGAAGCTCCGAGGAAGCCGGCTAAATCCAAAAAGAAACCGGCCCTTGTCCTGCCGGATGAGAAGCTCCAGATGACAGCCACTGTCAAAGAGTTTACGACTGTCCCCAATCATTTCTCTGATAACGACGATGAGGTAATCATTTATGAGGGAGTAAGTGTGGAGGGGCAAGAGCTTACCCTTGAGGAAGTCTGGTCCAGCCATAGCGCCACGCTGAAAAAGCTGGAGCTGTCCGTTGGCGATATTCTCTCCTTCGAAGCAAAGGTCGTCGCCAAAAAGCTCACCCAGCATCCGGTCAAATACAAAATCAACAACCCGTCGAAGATCAAAAAGCTGGACTAGCCGTCTATATGCAGTGCAAACAGCCCCGGGGTTTCAACCAGCCCGGGGCTCTTCAACAACGGCATTTCTGCCGTTGTTGAGGAGCAAACCCGCCTGCGCGAGCTTCAGCAACGGCATTTCTGCCGTTGTTGAGGAGCAAATTCGCCATGGGAGCTTCAGCAACGGCACTTTTGCCGTTGTTAAGGAGCAAATTCGCCACGGGAGCTTCAACAACGGCACTTTTGCCGTTGTTGAGGAGCAAATTCGCCACGGGAGCTTCAACAACGGCACTTTTGCCGTTGTTTTGGAGCAAACCCGCCATGGGAGCTTCAGCAACGGCATTTCTGCCGTTGTTGAGGAGCAAATTCGCCACGGGAGCTTCAGCAACGGCATTTCTGCCGTTGTTGAGGAGCAAATTCGCCACGGGAGCTTCAGCAACGGCACTTTTGCCGTTGTTTTGGAGCAAACCCGCCATGGGAGCTTCAGCAACGGCATTTCTGCTGTTGTTGAGGAGCAAATTCGCCACGGGAGCTTCAGCAACGGCACTTTTGCCGTTGTTTTGGAGCAAACCCGCCATGGGAGCTTCAGCAACGGCATTTCTGCCGTTGTTGAGGAGCAAATTCGCCACTGGAGCTTCAGCAACGGCACTTTTGCCGTTGTTTTGGAGCAAACCCGCCATGGGAGCTTCAGCAACGGCATTTCTGCCGTTGTTGAGGAGCAAATTCGCCACGGGAGCTTCAGCAACGGCACTTTTGCCGTTGTTTTGGAGCAAACCCGCCATGGGAGCTTCAGCAACGGCATTTCTGCCGTTGTTGAGGAGCAAATTCGCCACGGGAGCTTCAACAACGGCACTTTTGCCGTTGTTGAGGAGCAAATTCGCCACGGGAGCTTCAACAACGGCACTTTTGCCGTTGTTGATATACACCGTCCCCACGAGCAGTGCAGCCGTCTTGGATTTCAGTCTAGCGTTACCTGGAGAACGACTCCCCATGAATCCTACGGCAACTCCAAGTGGAAAAAGGGACACTAATTTGCTTGCCCACCTCATTCTCCGCAGATGAAATGGAAAAAGGGGCACTAATTCAGCTCATTTCGCCATTGGACGAGGAATATGGCCACATTAAGTTTCCTTTTTCCATTTAATTCTCAGAATTGCTGAATTTCAGGAAAAATAAGCTCCTTTTTTCCAACTAGCGCTTGCGAAGAGACCGGTGAGCAAGCGCTAGTTGGTTAGTTGGAATGAAGAGATCAGACTGATCTCTCAACTTTATAGTTTACTAGATAAGAGCAAACTGGCCTTTGCCGCTTGAACAACGGTATTTTTGCCGTTGTTTCTGCACAAAACAGCCCTCGGGCTTTCAACAACAGTATTACGGCCGTTGTTGTCCAAAAAAGCCAGGCCGCGTATACACGGGTTCCCTCCCGATAAGCGGCCTGGCCCCTATACACGGGTTTCCTCCCTGTCTACGCGGCCTGGCCTCTATTCACGGGTTCCCTCCCGATAAGCGGCCTGGCCCCTATACACGGGTTCCCTCCCTGTCTACGCGGCCTAGCCTATTCACGGGTTCCCTCCCTGTCTACGCGGCCTAGCCTCTATTCACGGGTTTCCTCCCTGTATACGCGGCCTGGCCCCTATACACGGGTTCCCTCCCTGTCTACGCGGCCTAGCCTCTATTCACGGTTCCCTCCCCGTATACGCGGCCTAGCCTCTATTCACGGATTCCCTCCCTGTATACGCGGCCTGGCCTCTATTCACGGGTTCCCTCCCCGTATATACCCGGCCTCTATTCATCTGCTGCCGGGCGGGCAGCTGCTTACTTGACGGCCGCGAACATCGTCACTCCGCCGGGCTCCGGCCCGGTGACTTCCGCCCGCTCCCGGCGCACCAGCTCGGCCAGATGCGCCAGCGCCTCGCTCATAGCGAACCGCATCTGGTGCGCGCTGGACACGCGGCTGCGGAACAGCGCTTCGCATACCGCGAAGCCGCTGAGCGGGCCGCCCGCAAGCAGAGCGGCTGTCTGATCCAGCCGCTCTTCGTGATGGCGCAGCAGGCTGTCCGCCCGCTCCGTGAAGCCCGTGAACGGCTCCCGGTGTCCCGGGAACGCACGGGTCACCCGGAGGCTGCGCAGCTCGCGCAGCCCCTCCATGAAGGTGCGCAGCGGCTGTGGATCGCTGCCCGGCTGCAGGCTGACATTGGGCGAAATCTGCGGCAGCACAGCATCGCCGCAGAGAATCTGCCCGCTGCCGCCGTGGTAAAAGGATACATGCCCCGGCGCATGTCCGCCGGTTAGCAGCGGCTGCCATTTGCGGCTGCCCATGATGAACGGCTCCGCCGCGTTGATATAGGCCACCTCCGGCTGCGGAGTAACCTGGGGCAGGAAGCGCTCCAGATGCTCCCTGATCCCCTGCACCCAATCCTCCGGCATGCCGTAGCGGAGGAAGAACAGCGGCAGCGCTTCATTCAGAACCGCCTCCGCCCCCCAGGTCAGCCGGGCTTCGCCATGGGCCCGTTCCGACATCCAGACCTTGCCTCCGCTGCGGGACTGCAGCCAGCCGGCAAGGCCGTAATGGTCCGGATGATGATGCGTAACCACGATGTCACGAATGTTGCTCCAGGAACTGTGCAGCTCCTGAAGCACAACTTCCCACGCCGCTTCCGCCTCAGGCGTATGCGGCCCTGGGTCAACTACCGTAAGCTGTCCGTTCCGGTCAGGCAGAATATAGCTGTTCACCTGGCGCAGCGGCGGGTCCATCGGAACAGACACCTGAATGATGCCGCCTTCCCATGTAATCAGGTCTGCCTTTGACATAATACCGTCGCCCCCTCCCTTGAATCTTCTCCCCGATACCATTTAGGGACGCACGCCCATAAAGATCATCCGCCGCGAGACCTCGGCGTCATACTCATCCTCCTCATAGCTGCCGTGCACGGCCTCCAGTTGAAGACCTGCAGCGGCAATCATCTCGCGGAATTTCTCCAGCGGATACAGCTTGACCCGTTCATGATACTTCCGGGGGGCACCGCCTGACTTCGAGGTCAGGATGATATCCTTCTTAACATAGCCGTCCTCAATCCGCCGCGACTCATCAATCAGGTTGTCCCCGTCCTCACGGACTGAGTGCGGAACCAGGTGGCGGATTACATAGGCCGGATTCAAGAAATCAACAATGAATTTGCCGCCCGGCACCAGCATGCGGTGAATTTCCCGCAGTACCTTGACCTGCTCCTCATCCTCTTCAAAATATCCAAACGAAGTAAATAAATTTACCACAGCGGCAAAACCGCCTTCAAGCGGCAGCCTGCGCATATCCGAACGTATCCAGGTGACGGCTTCGGCCCCGGTCTGCGCCCGTGCTTCACGGAGCAGCGCTTCGGATAGATCCACACCCGTAACCTCATAGCCCGCTTCCGCAAGCGCCAGGGAATGGCGGCCCATACCGCAGCATAAATCCAGCACTTTAGCGCCTTGCGGCAGCTCCAGCCATCCAATCATTTTCTCCACCTCACGCCGTGCCCCGCCGAAATCCCTATGCCTGTATACAATTAAATAATCCTCGCCAAAGCTATCCTCATACCACTCGCCCATGTTCCTTCTCCTTCCGCAGCAGTGCCTGCACAAGCCTCTCTATGTATGTAACGCCTGTATCCAACCAGGCTCTCCCGATTTTCACGGCCATGCCCCTGCTATTTCTCTTACTGCCGGGTTTGAATATATCACCTAATGTAACGCAATTGTACCGCCTTTTATAGGTAAACTCAAAAAAGAGTCGTCATTTCGCCATACTTCCCGCGTCATGGCAACTCTTTAGCCGCTTCTATATAAGCTCTAAAACTTTAGCTTAACATTGGGTATAGTCGTCACTGCGGGGAATGATTGAATTACTAGCCACTGTTGTACCCGGGTTTCTTGAATAAACCGCTAATTGCGGTTGAAACCCGGTGACTGATTATGCTTCCAAATGCGAGCTTTCCTACGAAAAGCTTTCAGGCGACGCTTCCCCCTCCTACAGTTCCAACTTCCCCTCCGCACTTCCACCTTTTTATGTGTTTTTTATTTAAGTTCATCTTATCTAGCTCTGCCGCTGCAAATAGACTCTCGCTTCATAAGGCCGGAGCTTCAGACTCCATAAGTCTTCCACTTTATCCGGCGTGTAATTGGAAATCAGCAGCTCCAGCTTCTCCGGCTGAAAACCCTCCGGCAGCTCGAATACCGGCTCCCGCTCAAAAAAATTCAGGATTACCAGCAGCCGCTGTTCTTCCAGTGTGCGGGTGTACGCATAAATTTCCGGATGCTCTTCCAGCAGCAGGGTATAGTCGCCGTAGACAATGACCTGATGTTTTTTTCTCAGCTCAATCAGTTTCTTGTAGTAATGATAGATCGAATCCGGGTCTCTGACCGCGCTCGCTGCGTTGATCTCCCTGGAATTGGAGTTTACCCGAATCCAGGGCACACCTTCCGTAAATCCGCCGTTCTCTCCATCGTCCCACTGCATCGGTGTGCGGGCATTGTCCCGGCTTTTTTTGTGAATCGCGGCCATGATGTCGGCTTCGGGAACGCCATTCGTACGTTTTTCTTCATAATAATTCAGCGTCTCCACATCACGGTAATCATCAATCGACTCAAAACCCGCATTCGTCATCCCGAGCTCCTCACCCTGATAGATATAAGGGGTACCCTCCAGCATGTGAATGAAGGTTGCCAGCATTTTGGCCGAGGGGATGCGGTAATACAGATCGTTGCCGAACCGGGATACCGAGCGCGGCTGGTCATGGTTGCACAAATAGTTGGCATTCCAGCCTTTGCCATGAAGGACTGTCTGCCAATTGCTGATGATCTTCTTAAGATCCAGGAGGCTCCAGGGTACCGTGTCCCATTTACCTCCGCCGGGCGCCGCACAATCCAGATTCATATGCTCGAATTGAAAGGTCATATTCAGCTCGCGGCGTCCATCCCCGACATAATCCAGAGCCTGCTCCGGGCCCAGGCCCGAGGTTTCACCGACCGTCATGATATCGTAAAAGTAGAGCACTTGATCGTTCAGGTTGCGCAGCAGCGTGTGCACATGCTCCAGATTGGAGAACATATCATATGCCCGCACCGTTGCCGTTCCATGGGGATTCAAGGCGTCGGGATATCCGCCCTTCTTCACAATATGTGCGATTGCATCAAACCGGAAGCCGTCGACCCCTTTTTTCAGCCACCACTGCACCATTTCATGCAGCTTGTCGATCACGGCGGGGTTTTCCCAGTTCAGGTCCGGCTGGAATTTGGAATAGAGATGCAGATAATATTCATCCGTCTTGGGATCGAGCTCCCAGACTGAACCACTGAAATAGGATTCCCAGTTGTTCGGCGGACCGCCGTTTTTGCCTTTTCTCCAGATGTAATAAT
This genomic window contains:
- a CDS encoding MBL fold metallo-hydrolase is translated as MSKADLITWEGGIIQVSVPMDPPLRQVNSYILPDRNGQLTVVDPGPHTPEAEAAWEVVLQELHSSWSNIRDIVVTHHHPDHYGLAGWLQSRSGGKVWMSERAHGEARLTWGAEAVLNEALPLFFLRYGMPEDWVQGIREHLERFLPQVTPQPEVAYINAAEPFIMGSRKWQPLLTGGHAPGHVSFYHGGSGQILCGDAVLPQISPNVSLQPGSDPQPLRTFMEGLRELRSLRVTRAFPGHREPFTGFTERADSLLRHHEERLDQTAALLAGGPLSGFAVCEALFRSRVSSAHQMRFAMSEALAHLAELVRRERAEVTGPEPGGVTMFAAVK
- a CDS encoding class I SAM-dependent methyltransferase translates to MGEWYEDSFGEDYLIVYRHRDFGGARREVEKMIGWLELPQGAKVLDLCCGMGRHSLALAEAGYEVTGVDLSEALLREARAQTGAEAVTWIRSDMRRLPLEGGFAAVVNLFTSFGYFEEDEEQVKVLREIHRMLVPGGKFIVDFLNPAYVIRHLVPHSVREDGDNLIDESRRIEDGYVKKDIILTSKSGGAPRKYHERVKLYPLEKFREMIAAAGLQLEAVHGSYEEDEYDAEVSRRMIFMGVRP
- a CDS encoding glycoside hydrolase family 13 protein, with translation MNPKWWKESVVYQIYPISFMDSNGDGIGDLRGIMSKLDYLQDLGVDVIWICPIYKSPNHDNGYDISDYCDIMKEFGTMDDFDRLLRELHSRGMKLMMDLVLNHTSHQHPWFIESRSSKDNPKRDYYIWRKGKNGGPPNNWESYFSGSVWELDPKTDEYYLHLYSKFQPDLNWENPAVIDKLHEMVQWWLKKGVDGFRFDAIAHIVKKGGYPDALNPHGTATVRAYDMFSNLEHVHTLLRNLNDQVLYFYDIMTVGETSGLGPEQALDYVGDGRRELNMTFQFEHMNLDCAAPGGGKWDTVPWSLLDLKKIISNWQTVLHGKGWNANYLCNHDQPRSVSRFGNDLYYRIPSAKMLATFIHMLEGTPYIYQGEELGMTNAGFESIDDYRDVETLNYYEEKRTNGVPEADIMAAIHKKSRDNARTPMQWDDGENGGFTEGVPWIRVNSNSREINAASAVRDPDSIYHYYKKLIELRKKHQVIVYGDYTLLLEEHPEIYAYTRTLEEQRLLVILNFFEREPVFELPEGFQPEKLELLISNYTPDKVEDLWSLKLRPYEARVYLQRQS